The genomic interval AAGGCACTCAAAATCCGCCGAAACATCACAAAGCCACTCAAAGTTCGAGTATCCGACAAAATTTCTGCTGCTGTATTCTTCAACTCCTGCTTCCTAACTCCACCGTGACTTTGTTAATCTTTATTATTTGCTTGGATGGAGAAAAAGTGTAGATACAGAAAAGTGAAATATTCTTTCCATTAGTTTGGTGGAATAGAAAATTAAGAGTAAAGAAAATGAATAATTGACATGATATCTTTTTCATCATTGTCCTGTGATAAAATGAGAAAAGTTCAGTGGAACCCACCCTAAATATGAGAGAAATAAATGGGTAAAATTACACAGATTGAAATTTTCTCGTTGGAATTGATATTTTCTGTTTACTTGGGGAGTTTTTGCTGGATAATGTTGGAGGAACCATTAGTTTGGTCTCAGTGAAGTTTCTGTTTACCCCAACTTGATAAGATGCTAGGGTTGTAATTGCTGGACCAAATTGGGTATTCAATCAGTTGATGGAGGAAATGGCAGTTTGTTAACAATTTAATTACTTGAGGTAGTGAAAATATTGTTAGACCGATGATCCTAGGTATTTCGGTAAACTGACGTAAATTGATGCCATGGTGGGAGTTACCCTTTCTGTTGCAGTTATATGGTTTTTTATTGgtttattacaaattttgatTGAGATTTGAAGCTACTCTTGAAACTACTCCCTGGAGTTTGTTTGATGATTTAGGGCAtaacatatttatttcttttgacTATCTCTTCCTCAATGTTAAATGCTATTTATAAAACTGTTGTTTTGAACTGGTTGATTCATTGTGTACCACTGCTAGGAGAAATCATAATATGGTTCACAAGGTTATTTTAGCATTGTTTGAGGTTCTTAGCCAGTTCCACGTAAGTTTCTGGTTCTTATTTTGTACGACTATTCTTGATTTGTAATTTAGGTCTGGAGAAAGCTACAAGATACTTGTAATGAGATTTTCGCTCTTGCTAAGAGCCTCTCCACCATGTCAAGAACTTCCTACTGTGAGCTggtaatcaaattttttttcaaagcaCTTAAGTTTCAGAGTTTGTTTCTCTGCTCCTATTTGCTTTCCTTTGTGTAAAcaacaatttttcatttttccatACCTTCAGGTTGGAGTTTCAGCACAAAGCACATTTGAAGATGAAAAGCAAGTGGTAagagtttgaaaattttgttttgatatttcGCTAGCTGACACATTCAGGTATCAGATATGATATAAgatgtgtttgaaatttagcTATTTTTTCCCACAAACATTGCACCAAGGGCAGCTAGTCAGACACAGTTGTTTTTGAAGATACATGATATATTGAGAAAAGATGAATTAACACTAAAAATGATTACATTTTCATTGCTGGGAATCAAATAGACATATATCTATCAATTTAGCAAATAATTATGAAAGGAAAAAGTTACAATGACAACTGTCACATGCCATTAACTATGGCAGAGTCATAGACTGTTGATTCTAATCAGCTATTACTCGAAGCATAACAGCTGAGACCAAAATCATACCTATCTGTTTTGCTTTGTTTGGATGTGGCTGTAATTCTTACACTATCAAAATCTCTGTTTCCCTGTTGTAGCCAGAGATAAGAAATTTCTTCACTTGTGTTGCATGCAtgcttttattttgaaatttgaagacCCTTAAGGCATGAAGCACAGAGACATTACATGGTTATATTGCCATAGTCTATTGATGCCCAGTTCCATGCGTAACTGATCAAATGTGAATAAAGGCAATTAATTGTATGGAAAATCttagttattttttatcatcCTGTCCATCCTAATATgaaataatacattttttgtGTGAAGTTTTTCTGAGATACATGATAGGATCGACTAAAATTTTTATAGAAGAATTTTCTGATGATACATGATATTAACAAGTAACAACTGTGGTTGTATTTGTATCTATTTGGTACCAAATGTATATATCACAAATATGGATTCCAACTGTGATTATAGGATATGCTGCAAGAATGGAAAAACTAAACCCTAGTACCCTACATATcggaaaatattttttttattttttcttcctcAAAACCTTTTTCTGTCTGACAGAGAATCACATGAAGAATCCTGTTACATATTCCCAAGCCTTAAGGATTTCCTTGAATAAGACAGGACGAGGACTTGTTTGGTTTGTAAGATGTGTCTGAAAGTCCCATGTCCATGATGCAAAGAATCTGTTGCACTAAATAATGCCTGTTTATTTATGAATACCAAATGCAGTTCATTTGATATGATTAAGACTTTGCTGAAATATTTACTGAAATGGTAATGGGAATTGGTTTCGTTTTTTCTCTCTAATCTGTTCTTTTACCAGGAATTCGGCTCTCACATAAAACCAGAGACGATGGAAGAATGTGATACGTATAAAATATGCTGCTGCAGTCATTGTGGAGAAAGGGCAGATGGCACAGACTGTTTGGTCTGTGATTCATGTGAGAAGATGTACCATCTGTCCTGTATTGAGCCTGCAGTGAAAGAAATACCGCACAAAAGCTGGTATTGTGCCAATTGCACCACAGATGGCATTGGATCTCCGCATGCGAATTGTGTAGTATGTATGAGGTTGAATGACATAAAGACTTCCAAGAAAATAATTGGTGATGAAAGCCTCCCTACGAATGAGGAAACACTTCATGAATTTGAAGAGAATTCAAATTGCAGCTATGATGGGATTCAAATATCTACAGGTGGCGAAAAGGTGCCCGATTGCAAAGTGTGTGGAAATGAAGTTGAGGGTGGAAAAATAAAAGTATGCGGTCACCGTTATTGCCCCAGTAAATACTACCATGCAAGGTGTTTGACTAGCAAGCTATTAAAGTCATATGGTAATTGTTGGTACTGCCCTTCTTGTTTATGCCAAGTTTGCGTCACCGATCAAGATGATGATCAGATTGTCCTCTGTGATGGCTGCGATCATGCATATCACATCTATTGCATGAAACCTCCACTAGCTTCTATTCCAGAAGGGAAATGGTTCTGCAAAAAGTGTGATGCCGGAATCAAAGCAATATCTCAGGCAAAAAAGGCATATGAGAAAAACAAGCCGAGAACAAGTGAAAATGTTTCAAAGCCAAAGGCCAATAATGAAAACAAATTCAGTAATAACTATGTACTAGCATTGGAAAGTGGTGGAGGAATGGACATGCTTTTAACTGCAGCCAATTCTCTGAATTTTGAAGAGAATTTGGCTGAAAACCAGATTGAGTAGCAGAGAACATGAGTTTCCATGAAGGTTTTGCGAGCCTCCCAATTACTGTTACTAATGACTTTAACTTCGTATATGTTGACTGTTGATACCCAACTATTTCACATTTTGTGCATTTTTTGAATGACTGATATTTTGGTAGGCTGTATAACTCTGGTAGATTTCCTGACTTTTGGATACACCACATAGAAAGACAGGACTATAGAGGGTAAAAAGCAAAAGGCATAATCAGAAATTGTTGTAAGTGCTATATCTGCAAGAGCAAGCAGGTCAGATACtgtaatatgaaattttacTGACTGCTTTGCTTGTTTCATGCAGTGTGTAGTATTTTGGGTTGGGATGTTATAAgacaatatattatatatctctAAATTTGTACAATTTATTTCATCTATGCTAAAAGATTGAGAacttcaaaatcaatatttcatTATCATTTCCGTATAAAGATTGTTCTGCATTGCTGCTCTCCTTTCTAGTTGGTCATTTGACCTTTGGCTTTTCAGTACGGTGCCTTACACCTGCACGCTCTTTTTTGTTGACGTTTCTTTCCGAAGTTTGGAATTTATTAGGTAAGATGAGTAATGTGTCGGTAAATGTTTGCAGCATTAAATTTAAGGGGtctattttcttcttcctttGGGGAGGGATTTTAATAGAGGGAAGAgcaaatttactttttttttttttttttttcatttttgtaatcGTAAATGTCATATCAAATAAAAGGATATTGATGTCCAAGTTTTAAACAATATTCTTTCTCGTTCAAATTTCCCTGATTTTAGAGGTGATCTACGATTGGTTATGAGGGATTTTTCTCTCATTCTAtcccaaaaaaaattgaacaaaacaattaacATTTAAAGTAATCTTTCCTCATCAACCAAATGGACTGTAAGTGCTTTATTTGTGTTCATATATTTGAACTCTTTGTAATTGCATCAAATCCTTGGGTTTAGCTGATAATGTATCAATAAGTTTTGTCTTGAGTTGGGTAGAAGCTGCACAACAATTTTTTAGTCAGTTTTGGTCCCTTGGAGGGTGAAGATCTTCTCAATTTCTCAATGAAAATGAAGACTCAATTTATGAGAGGCATAGACACATGTAAAAAATTAGTGGGATccatttttagaatattttataaaagaaaactCACAAACATCTCATCTGTCCATCTCTCATAAGTGGAGAGGATCTCAACTCCTTCGAGGGCATCATTGTGCTGTCACGTGCTACTGCATCTATCCTTATAAGAAAATCACTTAGCAACCTAAAATGGTTTAAGAATTCTTTTAGGGAGCAGTTGTTTCCAAGTATCAAAAGATTCTTGGGAATATAAGGAATGTGAATGAACTCTTTTCGTGTAAGACAACAACAATGATCCTAAGAATAAGTTAGGTTTAATTGCTTTTTTAGTTTGTGTAGTGGGGCACATAGGTGATTTTGGTTTTTGTAGTTTTAATTGCTTAGATAAAAGGTTCTATACTTTTCAACTCATTGAAATTTAGTTCCACCATTATTATTCTATTCAATTATCAATAAGAAAAGCCGATGTGAATAACTTAAAATGACATGACATGTCTACTTAAGATTACTATCCATGTATCATTATTCTACACACAATTCTCTTCCAAGGTCTTGGCTATCTTTTGGAGGATTCTTCTGAACCAAGTACCAACTAGAGCCACAAGGCAAGTCGATCGTGGAGTTAAAGCAGATACTCATGGCTGAGAGCTCATACAGTTTGTCATTGAGATGGTGTTCAACATTTTATACAACATGGTGCAACTACTAATATAAATGGGAAGCGTTATTGAGCAGGTAATGTGTGTATGCTTGTTTGTTTTCAATGTCTAGACCAAGTTTGACTGTGTGATGATTTTGATCATAAACTGAATATGTACTGGTTATTTTGCCTTGGCAGTTCTTTGCTTTATCTGTTAAATAAATTACGTTTAACTTCTGGTATTAGACATGTTCCAGAATAATAGTAACTCATCCCCTGCCTCTGACACTGAGTACCCTCTGGATGGTAGCCAATTCAGACAGTTTTTGATCTATTGATgacatttttgtatttattttgatttcaaacCACAAAGTCAAACATGTTTCTTCAAGATACATGATAATTAATTGTCTTTGTTCTCGATTTTCTTATGGAAAATTTTGTCTCAATAAACTGTGTGCAGATACTTATTCCACTTACAACCCCTACTACAACATATCTTGTGAATATAGGTCGCAAATCTTTTATTATTAATGCCTTAACTCAGGAAGTGATGTTCAGAATTTGTGTAGGTTGTTTTAGGGACTCACCCCCTTGTGacttaatttatctattttggtcccactattttcattaatttatggAATTGatcctcttattttaaaagaCGACAATTTTGATCatcctttaaatttttaaactaaaaaaatgatgtgTACAATTAGTAGTAACTCCAACAAAATACCCCACTCCAACCCTTCCCCAATGGTCCCTTTCCCTTCAACCGTAGACATTTTCCACACCTCATCCAATATAAATATCACTATTGGACTCCACAGGTCCCATACTCCCTCAACACATTCCAACTACTGGTCTTCCCTCAATCCAAGCTTCTCTTCAACTTTACTCAAAACAAGTGATCCACCATGATGAATAGCATAAAACAACTGATTCCAATCAATAACATCATCATCAAAAGTAAAGCCAATCGAACTAAGTTCATCAATCAAACACTTTTCCAGATTGTTAGACACAATATCTGGAATTTCTTTATCCATAGATAAATAAGACTACCCATTTCACCAAATTGTTCTCTACTTGTGTTCTCAGTGTCATATACTAACAATGATAAACAAACATAAACATAGaagaaaggaagaagaagagagaaatAAGAGAAATAACTCCACTAGGATTTCATAACCAAAACGAACAAAAGATAATGGTAATAGAGTTATAATAAGTGTATATGCAAGAgaatataaaagtttaaaatacccttactactaatatataataatattatataacatcTCTCCCCAAACTCatgatgcattaacatggagtaTCAAGAGTTTGTCAACCAAAAAACGAAgatgtttaatggaatgcatctttgtgaacaaatcaacaatatGTAAGGAAAAAGATACAAACGATAGAGTAATAGTttcatgctgaagatgatgacgagtaatgAACAATTTGAATAacactcttgttatcgcagtgcatcaATTTGACTCaaaaagagagatacccatatcagacaaaagctaacacaaccaaattatttcagcagtAGTGGATGTCATAGCATGATATTCTGTAAAAGAACGAGAGACATTGTCAtatttcttactcttccaaagAATAAGAAAGTCttcaagaaagatacaaaatccTATGGTGGACTTACGATATGTGGTGTCATCAACTCAATCAACATAAGAATAAACACATAACTCAAATGAGGACGACAATGGAAAGAGAAGGCTCTAAAATTGAGTTTCTTGAAGATAATGAATAATACGAAGAACATTTGCCCAATATACTATAGTGGGGGAGACAAAAAATTGACTTACAACATGAACATGATAAGCAATATCAGACCTgataatcgtaagatacaccaaactgccaaccaaagtacgatacaaagtagAATTTAGTAAATGAACACCATATGAATATTTCACATttaactcaagaggagtatatGTTGCTCTAGTATTAGAAAGGCGAGTTTGTTCAAGAATGTTAGAAATGTACTTgaattgagaaagaaggtagcctctagcaGAGTAGACAACTTTAATCCCTAATAATTAATGAAGatttcccaagtccttcatcttaAACTGCTTgagctaactgcaatttcaactcattgattctaCTAACATCATCACATGTAATAATCctatcatcaacatacaaagaAAGTATAATGCAGCCATAAGCGGTGGACTTTTTAAACAATgtagaatcatgttcactagagcagAAATCAAGAGAGtcttttttaacttacacaCTTTCTCCttattatgagaaactccttgtggagggattatatagacttcttcatgactTTTTATTACGAaatcaatttcattttaaatttgtgatacttaatcataataatttgattcatttttaaaacaaatatgaaGTCACTTGTGTATATGACATACAACTttcgtaaaaaaatttattgtatcATGATTGATAACTTCATTAGCAATCATAACTTCAACTATCTATGtactttcaattaattttatttttaagtttaatttaacATTTGTCTTTATTGCATAATAATTTGATTGTGTATGCTTCTAAGTTATAGTATCTTGTTTTGATAAGTGTTTAAcaatacaaattataatttattttaatatttgtgtgAAACACTTAAACgaaaaaaatatacttatgtaattattaaatttaatcaacTATCTAAAATAACATATCATAATTgttcttataatatttaattagcTGTTTTATCTACGAGATATATTTAGATCTAAAAATAACTTGTGCCGATGCACAGATCTCTTACTAGTTTGTCATTTAAGTTATTAACGAAGTATTACTAACTTCATTTGTTTTAGAATGAATGACACTTTACAAAAAAattgtcataaaaaaaaaattgaactgaaTCGAACTGAACTGATAcagtatttttgtaaaattagaCCAAATTGTTAATAATTATTTCAGTCAAGCtgataaaatgaaatcaaactacTATTTCTAAATCAAActgaaactattttttaaaaaaatgaactaTACTTTTTATAACATAACTGATTTTTGTGAATTGAATTGAACTGTGCCGAATTgccattattaattaatattaggATTATTAAAAAGCTAAAAACCAAATCAAACAGAGAAGAATTAAACTGCGACAAATATTTAGCAAACTGAACCAACCCTAATTGAATTGGCACAGTTCTGTTCATTGATTATCTATCACaatccaatttttttattgtaattggtTCAATTTAACAGTTCGGTTCAATTGTTGGTTCTTATTGGACGATACTATTGGTACTCCTAACATGACAGTGATCTCTGATTGGTAGCCTTGAGGTTCCTTGAGCCCTTTAACCCCTTACAAATTAGTACAAATGATATACATAATATTTTACCATGTGttccatattttatttatttatttatttatgggaGATTCGTTTCTCTAGACTCTCGAATTCTATTAGATAGATTGGCTGCTAATTGTTGTTAGACCCAATTTTCTTTTGGGCAATTTATATATCATACAAGAAAGGAAAGGATGTCATGGGCTCCACCCGTTCAATCATACCaatagaaaaaggaaaagaaggtTGTTGATTACTCCACctcaatattaatatattttattcaagttcaaatttgagataaaatattcaacctaacaatattaatatttgtcagTTGAGTTGGAactttaaaacatattttactaaattttatACTATCAAAAGTTAgaatgtaataaaaaattataaaagtgaACAAACATAAATGATTGAATAAGTAATCACTGAAGGAAAATAATATGTTAGgctaaaaaaaagttaagtcTTTAAGTCATAGCTCAATTAacaaatgtcgatattattaAGGTAAACATCTTGTGTTGTGTCgaattcaaactcaaaatctCCCAATTatctaaattaattatgataaatcttactatataaagaaaaaagagtTAAGTCCACTGCtcatttattgaatttattGAACACGCACACTAAATAGTCAAAGGAAAGATATAAAGGAgttggacaaaaaaaaaagagagataaaGGATAGGGGAGGGTGGTATTCATATCTCTATGGTTTTACTCTTATGGGTAACTTCGAATACACGTACTCTTATTCAAGGGTGGAactagaaaaaattaaatattgggagatcaaatataacaaatataatttgtgaaaataaagttttttcatGTTCAACATTTACATCCAATTTTCCgattaaaaaaatgtgtataaacaatttcaaaatttataaataaaagagatgAATGGTTTATTTTTTCCTAGCTATCTTTCAACTTAAAAAATACAGTAttccaattaaattaaaaaaaaaaaaac from Cicer arietinum cultivar CDC Frontier isolate Library 1 chromosome 5, Cicar.CDCFrontier_v2.0, whole genome shotgun sequence carries:
- the LOC101505792 gene encoding PHD finger protein EHD3 isoform X1, with the protein product MGTEDGIRNTGNTECAEGFQCLKRKAISDGVVISNGNGVAEEPPRLKSESVNGGAVFSNGNGVADVAGVVKSELLNNGVNGNGVIEGAGFLKSEAISNGVVISDGFDSGDGDSSGFTSLRTYKRRKHDQSSSKGKAQEDCRKCAETASRIADQVVKEPFDATLGKTADDCPHRHWGNAVLKHLYQSLGNGNGGIEGCIGEALIHHTQISCATTVMQGTSKIDKDGQEFSSQVDRLSHRTRTKANGHAHVMQNGSSSEPHGRGVTEMCQRVLCNMLTSEKFSSLCKTLFENFQGMKPESVFDFSVMNSRMKQKTYEQSPALFLSDIEQVWRKLQDTCNEIFALAKSLSTMSRTSYCELVGVSAQSTFEDEKQVEFGSHIKPETMEECDTYKICCCSHCGERADGTDCLVCDSCEKMYHLSCIEPAVKEIPHKSWYCANCTTDGIGSPHANCVVCMRLNDIKTSKKIIGDESLPTNEETLHEFEENSNCSYDGIQISTGGEKVPDCKVCGNEVEGGKIKVCGHRYCPSKYYHARCLTSKLLKSYGNCWYCPSCLCQVCVTDQDDDQIVLCDGCDHAYHIYCMKPPLASIPEGKWFCKKCDAGIKAISQAKKAYEKNKPRTSENVSKPKANNENKFSNNYVLALESGGGMDMLLTAANSLNFEENLAENQIE
- the LOC101505792 gene encoding PHD finger protein EHD3 isoform X2, yielding MGTEDGIRNTGNTECAEGFQCLKRKAISDGVVISNGNGVAEEPPRLKSESVNGGAVFSNGNGVADVAGVVKSELLNNGVNGNGVIEGAGFLKSEAISNGVVISDGFDSGDGDSSGFTSLRTYKRRKHDQSSSKGKAQEDCRKCAETASRIADQVVKEPFDATLGKTADDCPHRHWGNAVLKHLYQSLGNGNGGIEGCIGEALIHHTQISCATTVMGTSKIDKDGQEFSSQVDRLSHRTRTKANGHAHVMQNGSSSEPHGRGVTEMCQRVLCNMLTSEKFSSLCKTLFENFQGMKPESVFDFSVMNSRMKQKTYEQSPALFLSDIEQVWRKLQDTCNEIFALAKSLSTMSRTSYCELVGVSAQSTFEDEKQVEFGSHIKPETMEECDTYKICCCSHCGERADGTDCLVCDSCEKMYHLSCIEPAVKEIPHKSWYCANCTTDGIGSPHANCVVCMRLNDIKTSKKIIGDESLPTNEETLHEFEENSNCSYDGIQISTGGEKVPDCKVCGNEVEGGKIKVCGHRYCPSKYYHARCLTSKLLKSYGNCWYCPSCLCQVCVTDQDDDQIVLCDGCDHAYHIYCMKPPLASIPEGKWFCKKCDAGIKAISQAKKAYEKNKPRTSENVSKPKANNENKFSNNYVLALESGGGMDMLLTAANSLNFEENLAENQIE